A region from the Streptosporangium sp. NBC_01756 genome encodes:
- a CDS encoding uracil-DNA glycosylase encodes MSHVPPGSGWPDDPARPDTPVAHDPAEVAELAGASRTLAELTARQSVCRACPRLVEWREEVATVRRRAFAEETYWGRPIAGWGEEQPEVLIVGLAPAAHGGNRTGRIFTGDRSGDWLFASLHRTGLAAQETSVHAGDGQRLIGARMVAAVRCAPPANKPEPAERAACFPWLTREIALVAGSVRVVVALGGYAWQAVWPALRDAGYDLPRPRPPFGHGAEVKISRDGTPVHLLGCYHPSQQNTFTGRVTAGMLDALFTRANALRCL; translated from the coding sequence ATGAGTCATGTTCCCCCCGGATCCGGCTGGCCGGACGACCCCGCCCGGCCGGACACCCCCGTCGCGCACGATCCCGCGGAGGTGGCCGAGCTCGCGGGCGCGAGCCGTACGCTCGCCGAACTCACGGCCCGGCAGTCGGTCTGCCGGGCCTGCCCGCGTCTGGTGGAGTGGCGCGAGGAGGTCGCGACGGTCAGACGGCGGGCCTTCGCCGAGGAGACCTACTGGGGGCGGCCCATCGCCGGGTGGGGGGAGGAGCAGCCGGAGGTCCTCATCGTGGGGCTGGCGCCGGCCGCGCACGGCGGCAACCGCACCGGTCGCATCTTCACCGGAGACCGGAGCGGGGATTGGCTGTTCGCCTCGCTGCACCGGACGGGCCTGGCCGCGCAGGAGACCAGCGTCCACGCGGGCGACGGGCAGCGGCTCATCGGCGCGCGCATGGTGGCCGCCGTCCGTTGCGCCCCGCCCGCCAACAAGCCCGAGCCGGCGGAGCGAGCCGCCTGCTTCCCGTGGCTGACCCGGGAGATCGCGCTGGTCGCCGGAAGCGTGCGGGTGGTGGTCGCCCTGGGGGGTTACGCCTGGCAGGCGGTCTGGCCCGCGCTGAGGGACGCCGGATACGACCTGCCGCGCCCGAGGCCGCCCTTCGGGCACGGCGCCGAGGTGAAGATCTCCCGTGACGGAACTCCGGTGCATCTTCTGGGCTGCTACCACCCGAGCCAGCAGAACACTTTCACCGGCCGGGTGACGGCCGGGATGCTTGACGCGCTGTTCACCAGGGCGAACGCCTTGCGTTGCTTGTGA